The following proteins are encoded in a genomic region of Bernardetia sp. MNP-M8:
- a CDS encoding ribonucleoside-diphosphate reductase small subunit → MSNTPSKELLHEPLLAENPNRFVLFPIKHDDIWQMYKQAEASFWTAEEIDLSNDMKDWENMSDNERHFVKHVLAFFAASDGIVNENLVVNFMKEVQLPEARCFYGFQVMMENIHAETYSLLIDTYIKGTKEKDYLFNALENLDCVAKKGDWALKWIESDNFAERLVAFAAVEGIFFSGSFCSIFWLKKRGLMPGLSFSNELISRDEGLHCDFACLLYNNYIENKLPKERIIEIITDAVKIEQEFVTDAIPVSLIGMNADLMNQYIEFVADRLLGELNCEKQYGSHNPFPFMEMISLQGKTNFFEKRVAEYQKAGVMNSNDDSPKFSLDEDF, encoded by the coding sequence ATGTCAAATACACCATCTAAAGAACTTTTACACGAACCTTTACTTGCAGAAAACCCAAATCGTTTTGTCCTCTTTCCTATCAAACACGACGATATTTGGCAAATGTACAAACAAGCTGAGGCAAGTTTCTGGACTGCTGAAGAAATAGATCTTTCCAATGACATGAAAGATTGGGAAAATATGAGCGACAACGAACGTCATTTTGTAAAACATGTCCTTGCATTTTTTGCTGCTTCTGACGGAATTGTAAATGAAAACTTAGTAGTTAATTTTATGAAGGAAGTACAGCTTCCAGAAGCTCGTTGTTTTTATGGTTTCCAAGTAATGATGGAAAATATCCATGCCGAAACCTATTCACTTCTTATTGATACCTATATAAAAGGTACAAAAGAAAAAGATTATTTATTCAATGCACTAGAAAACTTAGATTGTGTTGCCAAAAAAGGAGACTGGGCTTTGAAATGGATTGAAAGCGATAATTTTGCAGAGCGTTTGGTTGCTTTTGCTGCTGTTGAAGGTATCTTTTTTAGTGGTTCTTTTTGCTCTATTTTTTGGCTCAAAAAGCGTGGCTTAATGCCTGGATTGAGTTTTTCGAATGAGCTTATTTCTCGTGATGAAGGTTTGCACTGTGATTTTGCGTGTCTGCTTTACAACAATTACATTGAAAATAAACTTCCAAAAGAACGTATCATCGAAATTATTACAGATGCTGTAAAAATTGAACAAGAGTTTGTAACAGATGCCATTCCTGTAAGTTTAATCGGAATGAATGCCGATTTGATGAATCAGTATATTGAGTTTGTAGCAGATAGATTATTAGGCGAACTAAATTGTGAAAAACAATATGGCAGCCATAACCCATTCCCTTTTATGGAAATGATTAGTTTGCAAGGAAAAACAAATTTCTTTGAAAAACGTGTTGCAGAATATCAAAAAGCAGGCGTCATGAACTCAAATGACGACTCTCCTAAGTTCTCTTTAGATGAAGATTTTTAA
- the rpoC gene encoding DNA-directed RNA polymerase subunit beta', translating into MSFQKNRKLKNDFKRITISLASPESILNSSFGEVTQPETINYRTYKPEMGGLFCERIFGPVKDWECHCGKYKRIRYKGIICDRCGVEVTEKKVRRERMGHIQLVVPVAHIWYFRSLPNKIGYLLGLPTKKLDQIIYYERYAVVQPGPLEDEGLQRLDFLTEDEYLDIMDKLPRENQQKDDSDPTKFIARMGAEAIVMLLDPIRLDLDQLSYDLRAAAMNETSQQRKAEALKRLRVVEAFRDAKSRNVPNEPSWMVIKMVPVIPPELRPLVPLDGGRFATSDLNDLYRRVIIRNNRLKRLIDIKAPEVILRNEKRMLQEAVDSLFDNSRKVNAVRGDGNRALKSLSDMLKGKQGRFRQNLLGKRVDYSGRSVIVVGPELKLHECGLPKNMAAELFKPFVIRKLIERGIVKTVKSAKKIVDRKDPVIWDILENVLKGHPVLLNRAPTLHRLGIQAFQPKLIEGKAIQLHPLVCTAFNADFDGDQMAVHVPLGQEAVLEASLLMLASHNILSPASGSPITVPSQDMVLGLYFLTKGRRSIPELKIEGEGMRFYSEEEVVMALNHKAISKHAYIFVRTKVLNEDTGELEYKTIETVAGRVLFNKCVPEESGYIDELLSKKTLQKVISKIVKQVGMARTAEFLDEIKFLGFDQAYRGGLSIGINNIPVPENKERLVAEAKDEVAAITQNYYMGLITDNERYNQVIDIWTKVNRRITDELMLQLETDEQGFNSIYMMMHSGARGSREQIRQLGGMRGLMAKPQKNLQGSVGEIIENPILSNFKEGLDVLEYFISTHGARKGLADTALKTADAGYLTRRLVDVAQDIIVNETDCGTLRGLTVTALKEQEEIIESISDRILGRISLHDVFHPENEEQILIESGELIDEVSAKRAEEAGVEAVEIRSVLTCETRIGVCAKCYGRNLASGKLVQQGESVGVIAAQSIGEPGTQLTLRTFHVGGTASNIAAEPVIKAKKEGKVVLEEIKTIDTLDEDGKKAKVVMSRTGELRIIDVDNPSKTLASINVPYGSFLTVKDGQLVKKDDALYSFDPFNAVILSQQDGTVQFEGIEEGITYKEESDEQTGYRQKVIIESRDKTRNPTLTVVNAKGEGASSNVPAGAYLSIEEGQQVRAGQILVKIPRSVSKSRDITGGLPRVTELFEARNPSNPAVVSEIDGIVSYGGIKRGNREIFVESKKDGIIKKYMVQLSKHILVQENDFVKAGMPLSDGAITPADILAIKGPTAVQEYLTNEIQDVYRLQGVKINDKHIEVIVRQMMQKVEIIDPGDTYFLPNQIVDKFEVRAENDSFMDKKIVTDVGESTKLKVGMILTARELRDENSSLRRRDMKVAKVREAQPAVSKPTLRGITQASLGTKSFMSAASFQETTKVLSEASIRGKSDDLMGLKENVIVGHLIPAGTGLRKYEDLIVYDEKTYDKLENSLADENVQSTRTEAQINRMRLEALEKDEETTETVG; encoded by the coding sequence ATGTCGTTCCAAAAGAACAGAAAGTTAAAAAACGATTTCAAGCGAATTACTATCAGCTTGGCATCTCCAGAATCTATTCTTAATAGTTCGTTCGGAGAAGTTACTCAACCAGAAACGATTAATTATCGTACCTACAAACCCGAAATGGGAGGTCTTTTCTGTGAGCGTATCTTCGGACCTGTTAAAGATTGGGAGTGTCATTGTGGAAAGTACAAGCGAATTCGCTATAAAGGAATTATCTGCGACCGTTGTGGCGTAGAAGTAACGGAAAAGAAAGTCCGTCGTGAGCGCATGGGACACATTCAACTTGTTGTTCCTGTGGCGCATATCTGGTATTTCCGTTCATTGCCTAATAAAATAGGTTACTTGCTCGGTCTACCAACCAAAAAATTAGACCAAATTATTTACTATGAGCGTTATGCTGTAGTACAACCTGGTCCATTAGAAGATGAAGGATTGCAACGTTTAGACTTCTTGACTGAAGACGAATATTTGGACATTATGGACAAATTACCTCGTGAAAATCAGCAAAAAGATGATAGTGATCCAACAAAATTCATCGCAAGAATGGGAGCAGAAGCAATTGTTATGCTTCTTGACCCAATCCGTTTAGATTTAGATCAACTTTCGTATGATTTGCGTGCTGCTGCAATGAACGAAACTTCACAACAACGTAAGGCAGAAGCCTTGAAGCGTTTGCGTGTAGTGGAAGCATTCCGTGATGCCAAATCTAGAAATGTTCCGAATGAGCCATCTTGGATGGTTATCAAAATGGTACCTGTTATTCCACCTGAATTGCGTCCTTTAGTTCCACTTGATGGTGGACGTTTTGCAACTTCGGATTTGAATGACTTGTATCGTCGTGTTATTATTCGTAACAATCGTCTGAAAAGATTGATAGATATAAAAGCTCCTGAAGTAATTTTACGTAATGAAAAACGTATGCTTCAAGAAGCTGTTGATTCTCTTTTCGATAACTCTCGTAAAGTAAACGCTGTTCGTGGTGATGGAAACCGTGCGTTAAAATCACTTTCAGATATGCTCAAAGGTAAACAAGGACGTTTCCGTCAAAACCTTTTGGGTAAGCGTGTTGATTACTCGGGTCGTTCGGTAATCGTGGTAGGTCCAGAACTCAAACTTCATGAGTGTGGTCTTCCTAAAAATATGGCTGCCGAGCTATTTAAGCCGTTTGTAATTCGCAAACTTATTGAGCGTGGTATTGTAAAGACAGTAAAATCAGCTAAGAAAATTGTTGATAGAAAAGACCCAGTTATTTGGGATATTTTGGAAAATGTATTGAAAGGACATCCAGTTCTCCTCAACCGTGCTCCTACATTGCACCGTTTGGGTATTCAAGCATTCCAACCAAAACTTATTGAAGGAAAAGCAATTCAGTTGCACCCGTTAGTTTGTACGGCATTTAACGCCGATTTTGACGGTGACCAAATGGCTGTTCACGTTCCTTTGGGACAAGAAGCTGTTTTGGAAGCCTCTCTACTAATGCTTGCTTCTCATAATATTCTTTCTCCTGCAAGTGGTAGTCCGATTACTGTACCTTCACAGGATATGGTTTTGGGTCTATATTTCTTGACAAAAGGAAGAAGAAGTATTCCAGAATTGAAAATTGAAGGAGAAGGCATGCGCTTTTACTCAGAAGAGGAAGTTGTAATGGCTCTCAATCATAAAGCTATATCTAAACATGCCTATATTTTCGTTCGTACAAAAGTATTGAATGAGGATACAGGAGAGTTAGAATATAAAACTATCGAAACAGTAGCAGGACGTGTTTTATTTAACAAATGTGTTCCTGAAGAATCTGGTTATATTGATGAATTATTAAGTAAAAAAACACTTCAAAAGGTAATCTCTAAAATTGTTAAGCAAGTCGGTATGGCTCGTACTGCCGAATTCTTAGACGAGATTAAATTCTTAGGTTTTGATCAAGCTTACCGAGGTGGTCTTTCTATTGGTATCAATAATATTCCAGTTCCAGAAAATAAAGAGCGTTTAGTAGCAGAAGCTAAAGATGAAGTAGCAGCAATTACGCAAAACTACTACATGGGTCTGATTACTGATAACGAACGTTACAATCAAGTAATTGATATTTGGACAAAAGTAAACCGTAGAATTACAGATGAGTTGATGTTGCAGTTAGAAACTGACGAACAAGGATTCAACTCTATCTACATGATGATGCACTCAGGCGCACGTGGTTCTCGTGAGCAAATCCGTCAGTTAGGTGGTATGCGTGGTCTGATGGCGAAACCTCAAAAGAACTTACAAGGTTCAGTAGGTGAAATCATTGAAAACCCTATTCTTTCTAACTTTAAAGAAGGATTAGATGTTTTGGAATACTTTATCTCTACTCACGGTGCTCGTAAAGGTCTTGCAGATACAGCCCTTAAGACTGCTGATGCTGGTTACCTTACTCGTCGTTTGGTAGATGTTGCTCAAGATATTATTGTAAACGAAACTGATTGTGGAACTTTACGTGGATTGACAGTAACAGCTCTCAAAGAACAGGAAGAGATTATCGAATCAATTTCTGACCGTATTTTGGGTAGAATATCATTGCATGATGTTTTCCATCCTGAAAATGAAGAACAAATTCTTATTGAATCTGGCGAACTTATAGATGAAGTTTCTGCTAAGCGTGCTGAAGAAGCAGGTGTAGAAGCTGTAGAAATACGCTCTGTACTTACTTGTGAAACTCGCATTGGTGTTTGTGCTAAGTGTTACGGACGAAATCTTGCTTCTGGAAAATTAGTACAGCAGGGAGAATCAGTTGGTGTAATTGCTGCACAATCTATTGGAGAACCTGGTACACAGCTTACTCTTCGTACTTTCCACGTAGGTGGTACTGCTTCTAACATTGCAGCAGAACCAGTTATTAAGGCGAAAAAAGAAGGTAAAGTTGTTTTAGAAGAAATAAAAACAATAGATACACTTGATGAAGATGGCAAGAAAGCAAAAGTAGTTATGTCACGTACTGGTGAACTTCGTATCATCGATGTTGATAATCCTTCTAAAACTTTAGCTTCTATCAATGTTCCTTACGGTTCATTCTTGACTGTAAAAGATGGACAATTAGTCAAAAAAGACGATGCTTTATATAGCTTTGATCCTTTTAATGCTGTTATCCTTTCTCAACAAGATGGAACAGTTCAATTTGAAGGTATTGAAGAAGGTATTACTTATAAAGAAGAGTCAGATGAGCAAACGGGTTACCGTCAGAAAGTAATTATTGAAAGTAGAGACAAAACACGAAATCCAACTCTTACTGTTGTAAATGCAAAAGGAGAAGGAGCAAGTAGTAACGTTCCTGCTGGTGCTTATCTTTCTATTGAAGAAGGTCAGCAAGTTAGAGCTGGTCAGATTTTGGTAAAAATTCCTCGTTCAGTTTCTAAGAGTAGAGATATTACAGGTGGTCTTCCACGTGTAACCGAACTTTTTGAAGCCCGTAATCCTTCTAACCCAGCAGTAGTATCAGAAATTGATGGTATTGTAAGTTATGGTGGAATCAAGCGTGGTAACAGAGAGATTTTTGTAGAATCTAAGAAAGACGGTATTATCAAAAAATACATGGTTCAGCTTTCTAAGCACATTCTTGTGCAGGAAAATGACTTTGTAAAAGCAGGTATGCCACTTTCAGATGGTGCAATTACTCCAGCAGATATTTTGGCTATTAAAGGACCTACGGCTGTTCAAGAGTATTTGACTAACGAAATCCAAGATGTATATCGCTTACAAGGTGTAAAAATCAATGATAAGCATATTGAGGTAATCGTTCGCCAAATGATGCAAAAAGTAGAGATTATCGATCCAGGTGATACATATTTCTTACCGAACCAAATTGTAGATAAATTTGAAGTTCGTGCAGAAAATGATTCATTTATGGACAAGAAAATCGTTACTGATGTAGGAGAATCTACCAAACTTAAAGTAGGAATGATTCTGACAGCTCGTGAACTTAGAGATGAAAATTCTAGTCTGCGTCGTAGAGATATGAAAGTTGCTAAAGTGCGTGAAGCACAGCCAGCAGTTTCTAAACCTACATTACGTGGTATTACACAGGCATCTTTGGGTACGAAGAGCTTCATGTCAGCAGCCTCTTTCCAAGAGACTACAAAAGTATTGAGTGAAGCCTCTATACGTGGTAAATCTGATGATTTGATGGGCTTGAAAGAAAATGTAATTGTAGGACACCTTATTCCTGCAGGTACAGGTTTGCGTAAATACGAAGATCTTATTGTTTATGATGAGAAAACGTATGACAAACTTGAAAATTCGTTAGCTGATGAGAATGTACAGTCTACTCGTACTGAAGCACAAATAAACCGTATGCGTTTAGAAGCCTTAGAAAAAGATGAAGAAACTACTGAAACAGTAGGTTAA
- a CDS encoding thioredoxin family protein, whose translation MAVIDIDDSNVKENLNQNEKVIVKYYAGWCGSCRLIKPKYKRLSNDERFEGIAFLDTDAEHNPEARGLAGVQSLPYFAIFKNGELVEGLSTSKEESIIELLEKL comes from the coding sequence ATGGCAGTTATAGACATAGACGACTCAAACGTAAAAGAAAATTTGAACCAAAACGAAAAAGTAATTGTAAAATATTATGCAGGTTGGTGTGGTTCGTGCAGACTTATTAAACCTAAGTACAAACGTCTTTCTAATGATGAGCGTTTTGAAGGTATTGCTTTTTTAGATACTGATGCAGAACACAATCCAGAAGCTAGAGGTTTAGCAGGAGTTCAGAGCCTTCCTTATTTTGCTATTTTCAAAAATGGAGAATTGGTAGAAGGTCTTTCTACAAGTAAAGAAGAGAGTATAATTGAGCTTTTGGAGAAATTATAA
- a CDS encoding RidA family protein: MNITKNLEKANVTLPSVSTPGGSYVSVNVRANIAYIAIQFPILDGEYKFQGRLGDEISTEQGYEAMKLCALNVLAQINSKIGFENSIGLNHIDAYFQSNETWDDSPKVVNGASDLFLEILEDKGIHSRAIFGVHKLPRNFSVGLTATFTIK, from the coding sequence ATGAATATTACAAAAAACTTAGAAAAAGCTAATGTAACCCTTCCTTCTGTTTCAACTCCTGGTGGTTCTTATGTTTCTGTAAATGTAAGAGCGAATATTGCCTACATCGCTATTCAATTTCCAATCTTAGATGGAGAATATAAGTTTCAAGGTAGATTAGGAGATGAAATTTCCACAGAACAAGGATATGAAGCAATGAAGTTATGTGCTTTAAATGTTTTAGCTCAAATCAATTCGAAAATAGGTTTTGAAAATAGTATAGGTCTAAATCATATAGATGCTTACTTTCAATCCAATGAAACATGGGATGATTCTCCGAAAGTTGTAAATGGAGCTTCTGATTTGTTTTTAGAAATATTAGAAGATAAAGGCATTCATTCAAGAGCTATTTTTGGAGTTCATAAATTGCCTAGAAACTTTTCTGTTGGACTAACAGCTACTTTTACTATCAAATAA
- the mnmA gene encoding tRNA 2-thiouridine(34) synthase MnmA: protein MNITTKNPDNPNSKGRVLVAMSGGIDSSLAAVLLHEQGYEVIGMTMKTWDYAASGGNMKKETGCCSLDSINDARSISVDLGFPHYILDIRSEFGDYVIDYFTEEYMEGRTPNPCVLCNTHIKWDALLRRADNLGCQYIATGHYANIREENGRFVVSKGVDTKKDQSYVLWGVSQESLSRTMLPLGNLTKAQIRQMALDRGFDELVKKSESYEICFIPDNDYRSFLKRRVPDMDEKVGQGNFVMTTGEVVGKHEGYPFYTVGQRKGLGIALGEPAYVVEIKKDTNEVILGFKDDLYRDGMIVKKLNLQKYANIEGDLLTTTKVRVHHAGAPATITQSENGQELTVLFHEPVDAIAPGQSAVFYDGDDVIGGGWIVSSFQQIGNERIEKNLFPTEVYKPKVV from the coding sequence ATGAATATAACTACTAAAAATCCAGACAATCCAAATTCGAAAGGAAGAGTTTTGGTCGCCATGAGTGGTGGAATTGATAGTTCGCTCGCAGCCGTTTTGTTGCACGAACAAGGGTATGAAGTCATCGGAATGACGATGAAAACGTGGGATTATGCTGCTTCGGGTGGCAATATGAAAAAAGAAACAGGCTGTTGTAGCTTGGATTCTATCAATGATGCCCGTTCTATTTCGGTTGATTTGGGTTTCCCTCATTATATTTTGGACATTCGTTCAGAATTTGGCGATTACGTCATCGATTATTTTACAGAAGAATATATGGAAGGCAGAACGCCAAATCCATGTGTGCTTTGCAATACGCATATCAAATGGGATGCACTTTTAAGACGTGCCGATAATTTGGGTTGTCAGTATATTGCGACAGGTCATTATGCCAATATTAGAGAAGAAAACGGACGTTTTGTAGTTTCGAAAGGTGTCGATACCAAAAAAGACCAATCCTATGTTTTGTGGGGTGTTTCGCAAGAAAGTTTGAGTAGAACGATGCTTCCGTTGGGCAATCTTACAAAAGCACAAATTCGTCAAATGGCATTGGATAGAGGTTTTGATGAGCTTGTCAAAAAATCAGAATCGTATGAAATCTGTTTTATTCCAGATAATGATTACCGTAGTTTCTTGAAAAGAAGAGTTCCAGATATGGACGAAAAAGTAGGACAAGGAAACTTTGTCATGACGACTGGCGAAGTAGTTGGAAAACATGAAGGTTATCCATTTTATACCGTCGGACAACGCAAAGGACTAGGAATTGCATTAGGCGAACCTGCTTATGTAGTTGAGATTAAAAAAGATACCAATGAGGTTATTTTAGGTTTCAAAGATGATTTGTATAGAGATGGAATGATTGTCAAAAAATTAAATCTTCAAAAATATGCAAACATTGAAGGCGATTTGCTGACTACTACAAAAGTTCGTGTACACCACGCAGGCGCACCAGCAACCATCACACAAAGCGAAAATGGACAAGAACTTACCGTTCTTTTTCACGAGCCTGTCGATGCCATTGCCCCTGGACAATCTGCCGTTTTTTATGATGGCGATGATGTCATCGGTGGAGGTTGGATAGTTTCTTCCTTCCAACAAATTGGAAACGAACGAATAGAGAAAAATTTGTTTCCTACGGAGGTTTATAAGCCTAAGGTGGTTTAG
- a CDS encoding YbjN domain-containing protein, translated as MSTFRKTLTYLEKQKWHYTIPEEECNIATMGISTEKGKFHCIIDVDEIGKRIIFFSIYPINVPVAIRKSMAEIMMRVNYTLFFGNYEMDFSDGEIRFKTSLIYEDIELTDKILEHIIKGNIVTLDTYFELFNSFISGKTTLEDIISQIES; from the coding sequence ATGAGTACCTTTAGAAAAACCTTAACCTACCTTGAAAAACAAAAGTGGCACTATACTATTCCAGAAGAAGAATGTAATATAGCTACTATGGGTATTTCTACTGAAAAAGGAAAATTTCATTGTATAATAGATGTTGATGAGATAGGAAAAAGAATTATTTTTTTTAGTATTTATCCTATCAATGTACCTGTTGCTATTAGAAAATCAATGGCTGAAATTATGATGAGAGTCAATTATACTCTCTTTTTTGGTAATTATGAAATGGATTTTTCTGATGGAGAGATTCGTTTTAAAACAAGCCTTATTTACGAAGATATAGAACTAACAGATAAAATTTTAGAACATATAATAAAAGGCAATATAGTAACTTTAGATACTTACTTTGAGTTATTTAATTCATTTATAAGTGGTAAAACTACTCTTGAAGATATTATTAGTCAAATAGAATCTTAA
- a CDS encoding transposase, with amino-acid sequence MENEDEELFEHIYPNFFTATILKWLPLLKPDKYKQLIINSLDFLVTQKRAKVYAFVIMPNHIHLIWKILTPYRLSNVKRDFFKFLSNKIKKDLKEFHPDVLPRFESTQNDRKYHFWQRNPLPVFLYSREVLEQKLDYIHHNPVTGKWMLVNSLEQYKWSSFNFYEEETNDFIFLSHYMEEYE; translated from the coding sequence ATGGAAAACGAAGATGAAGAGTTATTCGAACATATCTATCCAAACTTTTTTACAGCTACGATTTTGAAATGGTTACCTCTTTTGAAGCCAGATAAATATAAACAGTTAATTATTAATTCTTTAGATTTTTTGGTAACTCAAAAAAGAGCAAAAGTATATGCTTTTGTAATCATGCCTAATCATATTCATTTGATATGGAAAATCTTAACACCTTATCGTTTGTCAAATGTAAAGCGTGATTTTTTTAAGTTTTTGTCTAATAAAATCAAAAAAGACTTAAAAGAGTTTCATCCTGACGTTTTACCTCGTTTTGAATCAACTCAAAATGATAGAAAATATCACTTTTGGCAACGTAATCCTTTACCTGTTTTTCTTTATTCTAGGGAGGTGTTAGAACAAAAATTAGATTATATTCATCATAATCCGGTAACAGGAAAATGGATGTTGGTAAATTCTTTGGAACAGTATAAATGGAGTTCATTTAATTTTTATGAAGAAGAAACTAATGATTTTATTTTTTTATCGCATTATATGGAAGAGTATGAGTAA
- a CDS encoding calcium-binding protein, whose translation MPLTKKEIEEIIENEIIVDAYSDEEAETGWATYMEDNLNFPFEAEYLVRKASKPNEWKKVRIIESHTNSSNYEGGGYYLSALLEDVDMIIPVEIGELRNVEADEETLNTLQIWESKSKY comes from the coding sequence ATGCCACTAACAAAAAAAGAAATTGAAGAAATCATTGAAAACGAAATCATTGTAGATGCATATAGTGATGAAGAAGCAGAAACAGGTTGGGCAACTTATATGGAGGATAATCTCAACTTTCCATTTGAAGCAGAATATTTGGTAAGAAAGGCATCTAAACCAAATGAATGGAAAAAAGTCAGAATTATAGAGAGTCATACAAATTCTTCAAATTATGAAGGTGGAGGCTATTATTTATCAGCCCTACTTGAAGATGTTGATATGATTATTCCAGTAGAAATTGGTGAACTAAGAAATGTAGAAGCCGATGAGGAAACTCTTAATACTTTACAAATATGGGAAAGCAAGAGTAAATATTAA